In Hermetia illucens chromosome 1, iHerIll2.2.curated.20191125, whole genome shotgun sequence, one genomic interval encodes:
- the LOC119646626 gene encoding gastrula zinc finger protein XlCGF46.1-like — protein sequence MTEASTQITLDDLKETPYSFNCDGCGKNFPNLKCFYQHRKLHRKHAGGSNLEYHSCPLKNLDKETQQQLNKLERYHLSTLILKLDTRAGDQSNSSAFQCKLCEGVFTTKSSLKRHVLTRHTGEKEYHCEICPRKFALAYYLKYHMRIHATEGVKPFKCEICPRSFFNKRSVKNHMESHTQGETRPYNCDQCSKNFSNKYQLKYHSKIHELGKQFKCDYCPKRFTYKGNLQYHLGTHKAEENPYACDYCGKRFTNKYYILKHVSQHERSESEIYKCDKCPKVYKYKHGLKAHTKVHEEEENMELSESGSLRATRVLKCDNCPKTFMNKYSLKYHLEVHMDGVNPTYTCTYETCDKKFTRKFILNRHLKTHGKEFQCNTCEKKFSNKQNLKMHCLIHVDKKPFPCNECGKQFVRPGLLKKHLSNHANKRAKTISS from the coding sequence ATGACGGAGGCTTCTACACAAATAACTTTAGACGACTTAAAAGAAACTCCTTATTCCTTCAACTGTGATGGTTGCGgcaaaaattttccaaatcttAAATGTTTTTATCAGCACCGGAAGTTGCACAGAAAACATGCCGGAGGAAGCAATCTAGAATATCATAGCTGCCCGTTGAAAAACCTAGACAAGGAAACTCAGCAGCAGCTGAACAAACTAGAACGATATCATCTCTCTACGCTCATCTTGAAGCTAGACACGAGGGCGGGAGATCAAAGTAATTCATCCGCATTTCAATGTAAGCTATGTGAAGGGGTGTTTACGACAAAATCTAGCTTGAAGCGGCACGTCCTCACAAGACACACCGGAGAAAAGGAATACCATTGCGAAATTTGCCCACGTAAATTCGCACTTGCTTACTATTTGAAATATCACATGCGAATTCATGCTACAGAAGGAGTAAAACCGTTCAAATGTGAGATATGCCCAAGATCGTTTTTCAATAAGCGTAGTGTTAAGAACCACATGGAGTCCCACACGCAGGGCGAGACTCGACCCTACAATTGTGACCAGTGTTCCAAGAATTTCAGCAACAAATACCAACTGAAGTATCATTCAAAAATACATGAACTCGGAAAACAATTCAAGTGCGATTACTGCCCGAAACGATTTACCTACAAAGGAAATTTGCAATATCACTTAGGAACTCATAAGGCGGAGGAAAACCCATACGCGTGTGATTACTGCGGCAAACGGTttacaaataaatattatatactaAAACATGTGAGCCAACATGAAAGGAGTGAATCTGAAATATACAAATGTGATAAATGTCCGAAGGTGTATAAGTACAAACATGGGCTTAAAGCGCATACCAAAGTTCATGAGGAAGAAGAGAATATGGAGTTGTCTGAGTCGGGCTCACTGCGTGCAACCAGAGTGTTAAAATGTGACAATTGCCCAAAAACTTTCATGAACAAGTACAGTTTAAAATACCATCTCGAAGTTCATATGGACGGGGTGAATCCGACCTACACTTGCACCTATGAAACATGTGACAAAAAATTCACTAGAAAATTTATCCTGAACCGACATCTTAAAACTCACGGGAAAGAATTTCAGTGTAACACCTGCGAGAAGAAGTTTTCCAATaaacaaaatctgaaaatgcattgTTTGATACATGTAGATAAGAAACCATTTCCTTGTAACGAGTGCGGTAAACAATTTGTTCGACCGGGACTTTTAAAAAAACATCTTAGTAATCACGCTAACAAAAGGGCGAAGACGATATCTAGCTAG